From the Kitasatospora atroaurantiaca genome, the window GGCTCGCGTGCTGGGGTCGAGGGCTGGGTGTGGCGGCCAGTAGGTCGGCGAGGTGGGCGAGTTCGGGTAGGAGGCCGGTTCCGGCGTACTGCCAGTGCGAGATCACCTGGGTCGTGTCCGCGTCGCCGGATCGCCCGTGCCTGTCGTGGTGACCGGTGCGGTGACCGGGGCCGGGGTCGGAGTGACCGGCGGTCAGGTCACTGTGGTCATCGCGGTCACCGTGCCGGTCAGTGACCGGCTGCCCCTCACGCACCGGTCCCTGCTCGGCGTTTCGGCCGATTAGGGCCGGGTCGAGCGGCGGCGGGGCAGCGGTGGTGTCGTCTTGGCGGGTGCGCCAGGCGGTGCGTTCGGCTCGGAGGTGGGTGAGGGTGGTGGAGTAGCGGCGGGTGCGGGTGGAGAAGTGGCCTCGGAAGCCGAGCATGTGGGCCCATTGGCGCAGGCGGAGGTGGGCGTGCTGAGGCTGGGTGCCGAGGTGCCAGGCGGTGTGGATCATGCGGCGGGCGTGGTCGGTGAGGTCGTGCTGGGCGAGTTCGGCCAGGAAGCGGAGTCGGCGGTCGAGGGTGCCGGTGGTGGTTTCGGCGCCCTTGGTGGCGTACTTGGCGATGTAGGCGGCGACGTGCCGGTCGGTGACGGGCGCGTCGCCGGTGAAGTCGGTACTGCGGACGGCGCGGACGTCGATCTGCCGTCCGAACCGGAACGCCGTGGGCCCCGCCGACTGTGCCGGGTCGGCCTCCCCGGCCCGGGAGGGGTGTTGGTGCTGGACGCGAGTGCGGTTGGCGGCGGCGCGGACGGAGTGGTCGAGGAGTTCGGTGGTGGCCCAGGCAGGCGGAGTGCTGGCGGGGCCGGTGGGTCCGTCGATGCGGATGACGGTGTGGAAGTGGATCTGGCCGCGCTTTTGGTATTCGGCGACCTTGGCGTAGGAGAGCGTGGCGTGGTGGCGCAGGGTGCGTTGGGTCAGTCCGGCGGCCTTGGCGATCTCGCGGCGCAGGCGGGTGGTGAAGCGGGCCCACAGGGCAGGGGCGTGGGCGTTCCACAGCACCGCGCCGGTGTAGTCGTACCGCTCCGGGTTCAGCGGCGTGCCGAGGAGCGGGTCGCCGTCGTCGTGCCGGGTGCCGCAGGTGCAGGGGGCGGCACCGGGCTGGTTGTGGACGGGGCCGAAGCCGGGGGCGGTGAGGGTGGCGAAGACGCGGGGGTGGGTGGCGACGGTGGTGGGGACAGTCTTGCCGCCGCGTAGTCCGGCGGCGATGAGCTGGTAGGTGTCGTAGCGGTAGAGGGTGGAGCAGGCGGGGCAGCGGGTGGCGCGGCGGTTGCCGCAGCGCACCAGAAGTTCGCCGACGGGCAGGTGGCGGGTGTCGAGATGGTCGAGGATCTGGCCGGTGGCGGTGTCCAGGCGGGTGCGGTGGCCGGTCAGGCGGATCGGGCGGGCGCAGCCGCCCAGTGAGCCGATCTGCCGGGCCAGGGGTGCGAGGTATCCGGCGGCGGCGAACTTGGCCAGCCTGGCGGTCAGCCGCGCCCGGCGTTCCAGGGCCGAGTTCCTGTTCGCGGACGTGTCGGTGCTGCTGGTGAGCGCCGGTGCGGCGAACGCCGTGCTGGCGGGAGTGGAGGTGGTTGCGGGGGTGGGGAGTTGGAGCTGCGCGGGCATGGGGACAGACCTCCGGCAGGAGTCGGGAGAAGAGGAGAGGCGATTGAGGGGCGACCCGGGTGATCGGCGCACGTGGGCACGGTGCGCGTGACGGCGGGCGCGGATGGTGGGCCGGGGACGTCTGGCCTGGTCAGCGGTGGTGTTCACCAGCGGTGCGTGAAGGTAGCATCGCTTCAAGCGCGCATTCAAGTGCATCCCTCCTCATCTATTTCGGTGGCCGGTGGGGACGCGAGTACTGTGGCCCCGGTCTTCCGTTTTGGACGGGCCGGATTTCAGTGGTAGAGGCGCAGAGAAAGCTGGGTGACCTGCGGTGACGGTGGGGCGGCGGGGGCGCAGACCGGCGGGCGGCACGGTGTTGCTGACGTTCGAGGTCATCGCCGAGGCCCTGCGGGGGCGGATCTGCTCCGGGGAGCTGAACCCCGGGGACGCGCTGCCGACGCAGGCCGTGTTGATGGCGGAGTACGGGGCCTCCAGCCTGTCCGTGCAGAAGGCCATGGCCCTGCTGAAGCAGGACGGCTACGCGATCTCCCGCCCCGGCAAGGGAGCCTTCGTCGCCCACCCCGACGCCTACACCGACGGTGACTCAGGTGACGAGGAAGCGGGGAACACGTCCGTCGGCGGGACGGCGGCGCGCGTCGAGGCACTGGAGCTGGCACTGGCCGAGACGCTTGATCAGCTCACCGTCCTGCGTGCCCGCGTCGAAGCCCTTGAAGCAGGGGACGCCGAGCGAGACCGCTGACCCGCCGGCCGCTGGACGGCCAGGGGCTGGAGTCGTGCGTCCAGATTTTCTCTACGAGGTTCAAGGCGGGCCCCGCCCGCTGGAGGTAGCCCGA encodes:
- a CDS encoding replication initiator, with protein sequence MPAQLQLPTPATTSTPASTAFAAPALTSSTDTSANRNSALERRARLTARLAKFAAAGYLAPLARQIGSLGGCARPIRLTGHRTRLDTATGQILDHLDTRHLPVGELLVRCGNRRATRCPACSTLYRYDTYQLIAAGLRGGKTVPTTVATHPRVFATLTAPGFGPVHNQPGAAPCTCGTRHDDGDPLLGTPLNPERYDYTGAVLWNAHAPALWARFTTRLRREIAKAAGLTQRTLRHHATLSYAKVAEYQKRGQIHFHTVIRIDGPTGPASTPPAWATTELLDHSVRAAANRTRVQHQHPSRAGEADPAQSAGPTAFRFGRQIDVRAVRSTDFTGDAPVTDRHVAAYIAKYATKGAETTTGTLDRRLRFLAELAQHDLTDHARRMIHTAWHLGTQPQHAHLRLRQWAHMLGFRGHFSTRTRRYSTTLTHLRAERTAWRTRQDDTTAAPPPLDPALIGRNAEQGPVREGQPVTDRHGDRDDHSDLTAGHSDPGPGHRTGHHDRHGRSGDADTTQVISHWQYAGTGLLPELAHLADLLAATPSPRPQHASRPRQARRSSDRAGHSTGPLTTAIQAVAVA
- a CDS encoding winged helix-turn-helix domain-containing protein, which produces MLLTFEVIAEALRGRICSGELNPGDALPTQAVLMAEYGASSLSVQKAMALLKQDGYAISRPGKGAFVAHPDAYTDGDSGDEEAGNTSVGGTAARVEALELALAETLDQLTVLRARVEALEAGDAERDR